AAGGTAACTCCCCCAAATCACACCAAAacaaattgcctataagcctcttgttcttcCTTGGCattaccaaagcagaacaattcactctTGTGAAAGTTAATCCCTAACAACAGTATTGGTGTAGTTGGTAGGGATTATGAGGATCGCTCTGTCATAGCATGCAGTGAGCCAATTACTATTGTTTTGGATCCTGATATGGCCGAGGCTTTAGCCCTTCGGTGAGTTGTCTAGTTGGCACTGGATGAACATATTTCAAATGCTATCTTCACCTCCAATTGCCTCTTCATGGTGTGGAGACTTAACTCTTCAACTTTCGACTGTTCTTCAATTGGCTCGGTGGTGGCTGACATTAAACTGATCACTAGTGGCTTTGCCTCCATGTGTTCAAGCACGTCCGGCGGCATTGTAATGCAGCAGCTCCTTTATTAGCTAAATTATGTATGCACTCTGTTAGTCCTAGTATTTTCTATTCCTGTACCGGATTGTATCCGGTGAACTCTGTGTAATACTGTTGATAGATTAACAAAGCCGGTGTTCTCTCAAATGAAAAAGAACCAATATGCACTGCACTCTTATACCTTTTATAGTGCATACACATATACAccatatttatttaattcaaaaggAGAAAAGAGGCTATTTGAACCCCGATTTTAATCTGTTATTTTTAGCAACCATCGTAAAAGAGCTCTTAATTAAAATCACACAACAAATTACATTGGCCATTACTGAATATTTAAAAATATACTTATAGCAATCAACAATTCATCATTATTCATTCAATAGAGGAGAGACGTTGTACGAGTACATCGAACACTCCATCCCTCTCCAGCATGTTGACTCTAACGCACCTTGCGTCTCCCCCGAACAGCTCGCCGCCCTGTGCCAGGACGCCATGACCACGCAGGAGCTCCCTACAGTTTTCCACGCTTTCCTTCTCGCAGCGCAACCACGCAAACGCTGGGGAAGCACAAGACAATCGAATTAATGTACTAGTGAGAATTCAGAGCATTAATTATAGGATTTTCATACAAATCTGATGTCAGAATTTAACCATGCCAAATCTGACGATTTTGATAATAAATTATGTTGGTGGGAGAATGGAAAATTCTTTCAGCAGACATGGCTAATCCTGGCAAGAACTTGCGAATGGCCAGATTCTCTATGTTTGCTGAAGAAGTTGCCATGATCTGACTAGCGTAGTTTGCCATCAAAATCATCAGATTTGCCATTGTTAAAAATCAGACGTAAGAACTTTTTTTAGCATTACTAGTAATTATATATCGGTAAACAATGACGAAATGATTGTATTTGGTTACGATACCAGGGTAAGCTGGCACGATTTGCTTTGTGAAGGTGCAGTAGCCCGATGTCTCCTCCGGAAGGCTGAACATGCCGGTGGACGCCACGGTGGCGCGTAGAGCCTGCCATCGGTCTGCCATGCACCGCTGCGCGAAGTCAAAGAGCCGCCTTGTGTCCTTGTCGTCATCGTAGGCGTCAGAGACCAAGGTGAGGATCTTGGCGGCACGGAGCTGTGAGTCCCTAGACACGCCGATGGTGCTGCGATCGACAAAGTAAGTCATCTTCTTCGCCACCTCCAGGTCCTTCACTAGCGCCCACCTGCATCAGTCAGAAAGCCCCACCGCCGATTCGTCATTAATTACCAAGGAGAacactttttttttgcgggaacaaGGAGAGCGCATTTGATACACTGGGAAAAACAGTGTGCTATAGTGTTGCTAATAGCATGATATAACATGCTGAGAATTGGCTCGCTAAATAATCAGTATACAAGACGTCATTAATAATATGCTATAGCGCGATATAGCACGCTAATAACATATTTTGAGGCCGACACTATTTTGTTGTAGCGCGCTATATTTTTTCTTGATTTGATATTAGGACCTGGCGGAGTCGTGGAATAATTAGTAAATTACCCGAGTCTCGTGCCGGCGTGGCCAGTGATCTTGGACATGGTGAAGAGCATGATGTCGTGGGCTGCCGTGCCGGTGATGGGCGTGTACTGCGGCCAGTAGTACACGAGGTCGTGGATCGCCTTGCCAGGCTTGGAGCTCAGGACGGCCTCACGGATGGCGCCGTCGGGATTGTTTGGTGAGCAGACCAGCTCGATGTGGCTGTCACCGCCCATGGCGTTGGCGTCGCCGGCCCAGCGGTAGAACCCCGAGAGCAGGAGGTCCGTCTGTGGCGCATACGCCTGCCACGCCGCACGTCGGTCCAAGCCAAGATCACAACACTAGCTCATCGTTTTGCACTGTTTATAATTAGCTGATTGGTCTTACCGAATAGTACGGCGCCGGCGATACGACGCCGATGGGATGGTTGGCGTCGGCGGGAGACAGCGCGTAAATGGCCGCCTGGGATAGCTGGGTGGCACCAGTACCGACCACGAGGTGGTAGCCATCGACCGCTGCGTTGCCGACGAGGCGATGGAGGCGGCGCACCTCGCGCTCGAATTCCGGCTCGAGGAACCAGCAGAGCCCCCCGGCGTCGGAGAAGTAGCTCATCCCCCGCCACCCGGGGATCACGACCGCAGTGCGCTCCCCGGCCTCCTTCCAGAACGCCTCGTACATGGTCGGGTCGCCGCTGCACGCGCGGCAACCAAGAAAGAAGAGCACATTAGTTGCCAGATGATTCACGCGCAATCACCTACTGTCACGGCCGGCACGAAGAGTACACGAAGCACACGCACAGCTCTAGGTTGATGACGGCGTCCGGAGCGACGGCTAGCTCCGGCGGCGTCCAGGGCCGCTGCTGCGACCGCTCGCCGTCAGTTGTTCTTGCCAGAGAGCCGTTGTCGGACCGACTCCCTTCCACCATGACGTCGCCGCTCACAGCTCTCCCGCCCCGGTTGGGTACCGCCGCGCGCGCAGTAACCACTGCCTTATTGCTCCTTTGGCTCAGCCGCTGGCTATCATCGGCGACGCCGACGACCGACCTGGGGGTCGCTGCGTTTATCGCCGCCGGGGCAACGGACGGGATGAGACGATGCATGTGGCACGACACGAAAGCGTGCATCCCGTCCACCGCTCGATACTACCTACGTGTGGTCCTTGCGCATGCGTGCCGGCGACACGGTGGTAGAAATTGAGGCGTGCTTCCTGCCCCATATAGGTGGCAAGAGCTAGCCGTCGGCCAGTATTTAGGGCAACTTCAATGGCGGATCCAAGTGAACACACAATGTATTCTTTTTTGTCCATCTGAATCGGTTAGGCGGACACCAAAGTCTGGCTGTGTCCAGGATCATAGGTGCGTCCAACAGGACACATTTCAGATTTTAACCAATTTTTGAACTAAAAAACAACACATTGCCACCAAAAGTCTGTCGGTGCATTAATTAAGTCAAAATATTAATTAAAAACATAAGTAAAACCTAGATCTAGTTGTTGTTGTCCTCGTTGGTCACGGTATTATTGTCGGCGCTTGGGTTCTTAATCCACAATTTTTTTCTTCTGCCTTCTCCAACTAAACAAAGATACTAGtataatactccctcctttccggtttacagagtCAATTCAAAAACCTCACCAACCGAGGTAAATGGTGAGTGATgggatactttttgtagtttgcaaaagcacctaattaatgctcttgttttccttaaAAGATTATATttatgaatgcattaattgcaatgcatgcatgcataaagtatatGCATTGttcaattttctcttaattcttgcatacaatgatttaatgcatcttggaatctcaacatgtgatgggaaacaaacaaattgagccttataaaatggaaaaactaaaattttgagataagaccTATAAACCGAAAAAGAGGGAGtatttttttagtctgcatatgtcATCTTATTGTATTTGCTTTTAATCCATTTACCACTGGCTAATTATGTGGCTAGGGTTACGACTGTTCGAATCAACCCTTTTAACCATGATCAATAGTTGAAGCCCTTCACCACTTGGCACGAGCAGCTCTGACAAAAAAAAGCAACCAATTCAATATGCATGCAACTGTATGGATTTCCTCATTTATTATTAGCATGTGGCTAATTAAATACGTTAACTTCCATCGGCAAGGCGTCCAACCAACTGCCATTTATGCACCAATTCTTATTCACCCCATATTCTATGCATAAATAAATATGCATTAGCCGTTTTGGAGCAATGATGGACGCACGGAAGGGCTCTTCNNNNNNNNNNNNNNNNNNNNNNNNNNNNNNNNNNNNNNNNNNNNNNNNNNNNNNNNNNNNNNNNNNNNNNNNNNNNNNNNNNNNNNNNNNNNNNNNNNNNNNNNNNNNNNNNNNNNNNNNNNNNNNNNNNNNNNNNNNNNNNNNNNNNNNNNNNNNNNNNNNNNNNNNNNNNNNNNNNNNNNNNNNNNNNNNNNNNNNNNNNNNNNNNNNNNNNNNNNNNNNNNNNNNNNNNNNNNNNNNNNNNNNNNNNNNNNNNNNNNNNNNNNNNNNNNNNNNNNNNNNNNNNNNNNNNNNNNNNNNNNNNNNNNNNNNNNNNNNNNNNNNNNNNNNNNNNNNNNNNNNNNNNNNNNNNNNNNNNNNNNTTGTGTAAAAGGCTTGTAAAGATCCGTGTGTGTAGCATTATTCCGTCGTTTTGTGTTAGCTCGTAGTAAAAACTAGATCATCGAAGGCGCGTGTTGTTGTGTCTGTCTATTTTAGCACCATAATGTTAGTGATTGACAATTGTATGCAAGATAGTGTTTTAATCATGCGGTATAACAGTCAGACTTGTGAATAATTGTGTTTACATAGATGCACAGATCAAGTTTAGGCAGTGGCAGAGACAAACTTCTAGTTTTGTGACAAATGCAAACTAATGTCAAAGAGAAAAATACAACCATTAAAAATTCCAGTTCAGTACTAAAACACACAATTTCTATTTGGCGAAATATAGAGGTTGCAGCATCAAACTCACTGTCGGTTTGCCCGAGCTGGGAAATAGTTTTGCTTTACTGTCCTAAATAGTAAGAGGATTGATCTTTCAAAAATATCCCCAAATAGGAATATGCATGTGCCATTTTCATAAACATTGCTATCAGAATTTTGAGATGGTTAGCTGAAAATCTGCTCAATGTCACAATGCCGAAAGAAGAGCCTTGGAAGTTCTCATTTGTTGTCATGTCTAACTAATGAAATACAAGTGAAAACCACAGATTTTTAATCTACATGAGAGTTCAATGTACAAATGCTGATGTACATAACAACTGATCTCTAATTAGAGACATGTAGCGAGCAAAAGAAGAAAACCTTGCAGTGCACAATCTGATTAATTTGCATCTCCTGCTATTTCTAGGAATTAAACTGAACCCAACCAATTGCCTTTCGAACACACAAAATCCATCAGCACTTATTCAGTAAAGTGGTGAAGAAAACATGGGAAATCTATTAGGAACTTTATTCTCCCACAAAGTAATAgaagataaaaataaaaatgaactaAACTGAGATGAACTGAAGCTGATACGGTATATGACTAGAAGGGTTGTGCGCGTTTTGCTACGCCGTTCGTGTTGTTGGGTTTCTTGCTTTCTTCAAAAGATAATCACTTagtttcaaaatataaggtgtattactttttaaaaaaaaaatcaaaccttttaagtttgatcaaatttgaagagaaatatatcaaaatccATAATATAAAAGCAGTATCTTTAGATTCACCATGAAATGAATTTTCATActtttttgtttaatattgtggatgttgatatttttgctttgaacttggtcaaagttaaagaaatttgaTTTTCTAAAAAACTAATACCCCTTATATTTTATAACtgatggaatatttagtttggcGGGTGGAGATGATAGAGtgtgtttatttttatttataatgcgGTGATATGATGGGCCTTTCGTGTTGTGATTCTGTGTTATTCGCTAACCAACAGCTTCAAATTTTGGATTCAAATTTTGGAAACATGGTGAATTAATAGAATTGAATGGGAGaacttgagaaattgttgacccggtcaaaattgGATGATCCATTCTAAATTGAATACCTCAATTAATTGTGAGACCTTAAAAAttaagaagcataatggatagtataaaagaattgaatggcgaagctttgagaaattgttgacctggTAAACATTAGGTGACCCAATTCTAGTTGGATACCTCAATTGAATATGGGCTCTTTAAAACTAGGGAGCTTAGTGTTATATAGAGGATTATTGACTGCAGATGGCCTCATCCTCCAACAACGGTGGCTTCACCCCTCTGTCGCCAGCTAACTCCTACTCCAGCGCCACTTCCGCTCCCTCCGGCTCCTCGTGCTTCAACGCCTTCAATCTCTGGATAATTAAGTGCCTCCTTTCATAGCCTCCTCCTCCAACATCACTAACAAAAATTTTACACATCAAAACCTAGGGTTAGCGTTCGGCTTTTGTGTATATTTTTTTTTGTAAAACAGAGCACTATGTAACGTTCTGAAGTGAAATAAGAGAGTGGCTAATTAGCTAGTTGTCACTCCATTCTAAATACACATAGTATGAAATAAAATTTCTAACTAATGAGACTAATTTGATATTTTAGATGTTGACATATTGTTTTTTATAAATTTTACCGAATTCACATCAAAGTTTTACTTAGAGCAATTTAATTaatttaaaacggagggagtactcatgTACTCGTGTATTTGATTGATATAACGGAGGATCTACTCATGTACTCGATGAACCGATTGATATATTTGATGTTTCTTATATGTATTTAATTGATAGCCTTTTATTCTCTATTGGTCTCTTATCCATACGGAGTGCACTATTATATGGAATGCTTAAACTTTGCAGGGCTTCAACATGAGTGCCAAAATTATGGAGAAACGTTGGTTAATTTTCATTTTGTAATATTTCTGACACTCAATATATTTTTAGCAAAATCATGTCCAATTTTTTCGTCAATCCATAATTATTAATGATTAGTTATGGTTGTGCTCATTGTACTATAGTGTGACACCAGGCAATCAACTTTGTGATTTCTATTTAATTTCCAAACATGAATGTAGGCAAGGAACTAAGCATACCCATGGTGTAGCGACAGCAGACTAGGTGTGTGCCACAAGGTTAACCTCACTTGTAAGAAGATCTGCGTAGATCTTCAGGAGGACTTTCTGGAGTGGGCGATAAGTATTAATTCAACTTGTGTTGTGGCTGATGAGTTGCTCACGTATATAAAGTTGCGCCCAAAAATTTCAGATCACACACCACTGTTTGTCGACTCCGGGGAGTCCAACtatgtgggaaacaaaaacaccttCTCTTTCGAGATGGCCTGGTTCGAACGTGAAGGGTTCTTAGACCTCGttgccagggaatgggctaagggGGTCGGGGGTACGACGGCGgtcgagcgttggcagaataaaatAAGACATCTAAGAAGCTTCTTACGGGGGTGGGCTAAGCACCTAAGTGGGGTGTATAAGATTGAGAAGGATAGACTCCTTTCTCTTATACAGGCCCTCGATACTAAAGCCGAATCTATGATTCTGCTGCCTGCTGAGATCCAGGTTAAACATGAGGCTGAAAAGAGGCTGAAAGAACTTCTCCGTGAGGAAGAGTTGAAGTGGGCGTTGCGAGCCAAGGTCCACAAAGTGGTTCAAGGGGACGCtaatactcaattctttcacctCATTGCTAATGGCAAGCACCGTAAGAAACGAATCTTCCAACTTGAGCAGGATGAGGGTACTATTGTTGGGCAGGATAATCTAAAAACTTACATCACCGAGTATTATAGGCAGTTATTTGGACCACCATAGGTTAATTGTGTAACTTTGGATGAGTCTCGGactgaggatgttcctcaactgtCGGCTGTCGAAAATGATATCTTGCTAGCCCCATTTATGGAGAAGGAAGTGTTTGATGCGATTGCACAAATGGAAAACAACAAGGCTCCCGGTCCGgatgggtttccggcggagttttataaaaggtgttggcatattattaagggggatcTGTTACCTATGTTTCATGATCTTTTCTCTAGACAGCTTCAATTATTTCagttgaattttggaactatcacattgcttcctaagaaaacggagGCTGTgcgaattgagcaattcaggccaatttgccttctcaatgttagtttcaaaatcttcaccaaggtcgggacaaaCAGGCTCTCACAGATTGCGCTTTCTGTGGTACAgcaatcccaaactgctttcatgccggacagaaacatcctcgAAGGAGTAgttgtccttcatgaaacgctccatgaaattcactcTAAAAAATTAGATGgggtaatttttaaggtggattttgagaaggcgtatGATAAGGTCAAGTGGTCGTTCCTTcaacaggcattgcgtatgaaaggttttgatgaggcTTGGTGCCATCAGGTTGAAtcttttacgcaaaaagggagtgtgggtATTAAAGTCAATGACGATatcggtcattacttccagactCATAAGGGCCTCAGGCAAGGCGACCCAATGTCCCCCGTTTTGTTTAACATcatggtggatatgttagcaatatTGATCGGAAGGGCTAAAGACCATGGTCAAGTGGGTGGTTTAGTACCTCATCTGGTGGATGGAGGTGTATCCATTcttcaatacgctgatgatacaatcatcttcatggagcatgatttggccaaggcgagaaatatgaagttgTTGTTATGCCTCTTTGAACAATTATCGGGGTTAAAgattaattttcataagagcgaattgttctgctttggtagggcTAAAGACGAACAGGACTCTTATAGGCAActgtttgggtgcgagttgggaaGTCTGCCCTTTTCCTACCTTGGCATTCCGATTCATCATCGTAGGCTAACAAACAGAGAgtggaagtgtatcgaggatcgatttgaaaagaaactgagctgctggaagggtaagctcatgtcatatggaggccggttAGTTTTGATAAACTCGgtactcacgagtatgcctatgttcctcTTATCGTTCTTTGAGGTTCCAGTGGGAgtgaggaaaagactggacttctatcgatcacgcttcttttggcagggtgatgagcttaaaagaaaataccggcttgctaagtgggatatcatctgtcgaccCAAAGACCAAGGCGGGCTTGGCATTGAGAATCTTGaggttaagaacagatgccttcttagtaagtgaTTGTGAAAGCTCGCTAGCGGTTCGGAAGCTATGTGGGCGCAAATCATTCGCAGCAAGTATCTCCAGACTAGGACTTTGTCCCAAGTAACAGTTAGGCCGATggattcgcctttctggaaagggcTCATGAAAGTCAAGCAATTAATGTTCAATAGGACAAAAGTTGTCATTGGCAATGGGGCCactacacgtttctgggaggacgCTTGGCTGGGCGACTCACCCCTGGCCATTCAGTATCCGTCTTTATATCGTAttgctcaacgacgtgaggtgctcgtggcaacggtatttcaatctatcccccttaatattcagtttagacggtCATTAGCGAGCAATCGTTGGGAGGTTTGTCTCCAGTTAGTTAGGAGACTAATGGAGGTTCAACTTTCTGACCAACCGGATAaattacgctggaagttgactacATCTGGGGTATTTACAGTCAGGTCAATGTATACTGATGTTATTAATACAAGCTCCATTCCAACTTCCAAGAGTGTCTGGGATGTCAAAgtacctttgaaaataaaagtgtttatgtggtttgttcataaacaagttattctaacaaaggacaacttaataaagcgtaattggacaggacctactaggtgtagtttctgtgatcgagatgagacaattaaacatctcttttttgattgcccgctggccaaggttctttggcagacggtccatattgcttttaatataACTCCACCGAATACTGTTAATGCTTTATTTGGGAATTGGCTATATGGGTTTGACTCTACAATagcaagacatattcgggttggagtctGCGCTTTAATATGGACCATCTGGctgtgcagaaatgatttggtttttaacagatcaTCAcgaattcattttttgcaggttatcttccgagctacggcgctgatccgttcatggtcattactcactccgatggaggccagggagcatttggttactgggtctaccCGGTGGGAGATGgttgctcgggatatcttcaaccggtttggatggcggtcatgtaataggataggcaattagtttccctatctatatagccagccggttgtggctcctTTATTGGCTAGTTAGTGTTTCTAGCCTTCTGCGCTCTGTGTGGGCTGCTTTTTATTGTTTTCAGTTAGAGACTATGGAACTTTGTACGCACTTTTTGTTGCTTCATTAATAAGATGGCTGTATGCATCActcctgatgcagaggccggggagtcccccttttccaaaaaaaaaatgtCAAATTGTTATTTTCTTTTAATTATGCTCAACACATTCCTTGTTGGGCAAGGGTCGACTTCATGCTTAGGGCGAACCTGTCTGTAGAGGTGGCGGGCACATTTCAGTTTATGATGGCCTTGTTAAAAAAAATGGCATACCTTTGAGTTCAGTATTTCAGTGGTCCTAGTTGGATACAGATTGCAATAGAGTTAAGGATGGAAGCTGGGAGGGAATGTGTTCTTACTATATCTTGGCAAAGTAGATGATACATACGATGTCTATCTATGGTACGATGTCCCCCAGCTGCGATAACAGTTTCCGTGCTGATGCCGATGTCCTACGCGTGTATTGTATTGTcactttatttttatttatttttttgaagtCGTACTGGTACTTTATTGAACATATATGTCGTATGCGGTTATTATAGTGTTGTGTGTAAGTTTCAAACATTAGAAAGTTGTTAAACTAAAATGTGTTCTTAAACTACGCTATATATGATTCTACGATACTACTATTACCGCTAAACTGAAAAATGTTATCAAGACAACCAAAAACGCTGCCATGGCAACACCTTTTCTTTTGGCTTGACATAATATACAACTGATGGGCGCCAACGAGTACCTGCGGCTCCGGGTAGAAATATTATTAGCGGCGGATAACATGGAAAATGCACAGGAGCACCTGGGTACTCCACCCCTCTATACGAAATTTAAATTTATAAAATAccagaaaatccaaaaaaatctaAGGTCTTGGGATCTCAAACTTGGATGCCCAATCTACTCATGTATGAAGCTTCATAGAAAAATACAAGGAAATGTATCCGTGGTGAAGATAATACAGTCCGAATTAAAATCCATCCAAACATTTTtttctattcatagggatttttttTGTCTTTCGTGCCGCGGATACATTTCCTAGTATTTTTTCATGAAATTTCACATGAAAGTAGACTGAGTACCGATGTTTCATATCCcaaaaccctagttttttttaatttcTCGATATTTTTTAAACTTAATGTTCATATAGGGGTGTGAAGCACCCAGATGCTACAAATCCTATTCCCGAATAACACATCCGTCATTGCTACAaggttagtaatggtgggtggttaGAAAATCTACAGCCGGGCGCCCCGTACCAGCCTCAAACCCCAGGCAGCCCGCCTGGTCACTGAccggtcatgattttttttcacctAGACGGGCCCCTCAAACGGCCTGAAATGCCCAGGCTGACCGGCACCCATCATattcagcccaaatatggggcggatatggggcgcCCGGGCGCGTCCGCCATGTCGGTCTGACAGCGGGGTCCCACGCGAAAACGTCCGGAAA
This portion of the Triticum dicoccoides isolate Atlit2015 ecotype Zavitan chromosome 7A, WEW_v2.0, whole genome shotgun sequence genome encodes:
- the LOC119331320 gene encoding tryptophan aminotransferase-related protein 1-like codes for the protein MHAFVSCHMHRLIPSVAPAAINAATPRSVVGVADDSQRLSQRSNKAVVTARAAVPNRGGRAVSGDVMVEGSRSDNGSLARTTDGERSQQRPWTPPELAVAPDAVINLELGDPTMYEAFWKEAGERTAVVIPGWRGMSYFSDAGGLCWFLEPEFEREVRRLHRLVGNAAVDGYHLVVGTGATQLSQAAIYALSPADANHPIGVVSPAPYYSAYAPQTDLLLSGFYRWAGDANAMGGDSHIELVCSPNNPDGAIREAVLSSKPGKAIHDLVYYWPQYTPITGTAAHDIMLFTMSKITGHAGTRLGWALVKDLEVAKKMTYFVDRSTIGVSRDSQLRAAKILTLVSDAYDDDKDTRRLFDFAQRCMADRWQALRATVASTGMFSLPEETSGYCTFTKQIVPAYPAFAWLRCEKESVENCRELLRGHGVLAQGGELFGGDARCVRVNMLERDGVFDVLVQRLSSIE